A single genomic interval of Anas acuta unplaced genomic scaffold, bAnaAcu1.1 SCAFFOLD_386, whole genome shotgun sequence harbors:
- the LOC137849055 gene encoding sodium/potassium-transporting ATPase subunit alpha-2 isoform X2 yields MGRGDGREYSPAATTSENGGGRRKQKEKELDELKKEVNLDDHKLSLDELGRKYQVDLSRGLTNARAAEILAQDGPNALTPPPTTPEWVKFCRQLFGGFSILLWIGAILCFLAYGIQAAMEDEPSNDNLYLGVVLAAVVIVTGCFSYYQEAKSSKIMDSFKNMVPQQALVIREGEKIQINAENVVVGDLVEVKGGDRVPADMRIISSHGCKVDNSSLTGESEPQTRSPEFTHENPLETRNICFFSTNCVEGTARGIVISTGDRTVMGRIASLASGLEVGRTPIAMEIEHFIRLITGVAVFLGLSFFILSLILGYTWLEAVIFLIGIIVANVPEGLLATVTVCLTLTAKRMARKNCLVKNLEAVETLGSTSTICSDKTGTLTQNRMTVAHMWFDNQIHEADTTEDQSGATFDKRSPTWAALARIAGLCNRAVFKPGQENISISKRDTAGDASESALLKCIQLSCGSVKKMRDKNPKVTEIPFNSTNKYQLSIHEREEDPQGYLLVMKGAPERILDRCSRILLQGQEVPLDEEMKEAFQNAYLELGGLGERVLGFCHLYLPPEKFPRGFRFDADEINFPTTNLCFVGLMSMIDPPRAAVPDAVGKCRSAGIKVIMVTGDHPITAKAIAKGVGIISEGNETVEDIAARLNIPVSQVNPREAKACVVHGSDLKDMTAEQLDEILKNHTEIVFARTSPQQKLIIVEGCQRQGAIVAVTGDGVNDSPALKKADIGIAMGIAGSDVSKQAADMILLDDNFASIVTGVEEGRLIFDNLKKSIAYTLTSNIPEITPFLLFIIANIPLPLGTVTILCIDLGTDMVPAISLAYEAAESDIMKRQPRNPRTDKLVNERLISMAYGQIGMIQALGGFFTYFVILAENGFLPARLVGIRLAWDDRSTNDLEDSYGQEWTYEQRKVVEFTCHTAFFASIVVVQWADLIICKTRRNSVFQQGMKNKILIFGLLEETALAAFLSYCPGMGVALRMYPCRVTWWFCAFPYSLLIFAYDEVRKLILRRYPGGWVEKETYY; encoded by the exons ATGGGCAGAGGG GATGGCCGCGAGTACTCGCCCGCGGCCACCACCTCGGAGAACGGGGGGGGCCGCAggaagcagaaggagaaggagctggacGAGCTGAAGAAGGAGGTCAACCTG GATGACCACAAGCTGTCCCTGGATGAGCTGGGAAGGAAATACCAGGTGGACCTGTCCCGG GGTCTGACCAACGCGCGGGCGGCCGAGATCCTGGCACAGGACGGCCCCAACGCCCTCACCCCCCCGCCCACCACCCCCGAGTGGGTCAAGTTCTGCCGCCAGCTTTTTGGGGGATTTTCCATCCTGCTGTGGATCGGGGCCATCCTCTGCTTCCTGGCCTACGGCATCCAGGCTGCCATGGAGGACGAGCCCTCCAACGACAAC CTCTACCTGGGGGTGGTGCTGGCCGCCGTCGTCATCGTCACCGGCTGCTTCTCCTACTACCAAGAAGCCAAAAGCTCCAAAATCATGGACTCCTTCAAGAACATGGTGCCCCAG CAAGCGCTGGTGATCCGCGAGGGCGAGAAGATCCAGATCAACGCCGAGAACGTGGTGGTGGGCGACCTGGTGGAGGTCAAGGGGGGGGACCGGGTGCCCGCCGACATGCGCATCATCTCCTCCCACGGCTGCAAG GTGGACAACTCCTCGCTGACCGGGGAGTCGGAGCCCCAGACCCGCTCGCCCGAGTTCACCCACGAGAACCCGCTGGAGACCCGCAACATCTGCTTCTTCTCCACCAACTGCGTGGAAG GCACCGCCCGGGGCATTGTCATCTCCACGGGGGACCGGACGGTGATGGGGCGCATCGCCTCGCTGGCCTCGGGGCTGGAGGTGGGCCGCACGCCCATCGCCATGGAGATCGAGCACTTCATCCGCCTCATCACCGGCGTCGCCGTCTTCCTCGGCCTCTCCTTCTTCATCCTCTCCCTCATCCTGGGCTACACTTGGCTGGAGGCCGTCATCTTCCTCATCGGCATCATCGTGGCCAACGTCCCCGAGGGGCTGCTGGCCACCGTCACC gtGTGCCTGACGCTGACGGCCAAGCGCATGGCGCGCAAGAACTGCCTGGTGAAGAACCTGGAGGCGGTGGAGACGCTGGGCTCCACCTCCACCATCTGCTCCGACAAGACCGGGACCCTCACCCAGAACCGCATGACGGTGGCGCACATGTGGTTCGACAACCAGATCCACGAGGCCGACACCACCGAGGACCAGTCGG GTGCCACCTTTGACAAGCGCTCACCAACCTGGGCGGCGCTGGCGCGCATCGCCGGCCTCTGCAACCGCGCCGTCTTCAAGCCGGGCCAGGAGAACATCTCAATTTCCAAG CGGGACACGGCGGGCGACGCGTCCGAGTCGGCGCTGCTGAAGTGCATCCAGCTCTCCTGCGGCTCCGTCAAGAAGATGCGGGACAAGAACCCCAAAGTCACCGAGATCCCCTTCAACTCCACCAACAAGTACCAG CTCTCGATCCACGAGCGGGAGGAGGACCCCCAGGGGTACCTGCTGGTGATGAAGGGCGCCCCCGAGCGCATCCTGGACCGCTGCTCCCGCAtcctgctgcagggccaggaggtGCCGCTGGACGAGGAGATGAAGGAGGCCTTCCAGAACGCATACCTcgagctgggggggctgggggagcgcGTGCTGG GTTTCTGCCACCTCTACCTGCCCCCGGAGAAGTTCCCCCGGGGTTTCCGCTTCGACGCCGACGAGATCAACTTCCCCACCACCAACCTCTGCTTCGTGGGGCTCATGTCCATGATCGACCCCCCCCGCGCCGCCGTCCCCGACGCCGTCGGCAAGTGCCGCAGTGCCGGCATCAAg gtgatCATGGTGACCGGCGACCACCCCATCACAGCCAAGGCCATCGCCAAGGGGGTGGGCATCATCTCAGAGGGCAACGAGACCGTGGAGGACATCGCCGCGCGCCTCAACATCCCCGTCAGCCAGGTCAACCCCCG GGAGGCCAAGGCGTGCGTGGTGCACGGCTCCGACCTGAAGGACATGACGGCCGAGCAGCTCGACGAGATCCTCAAGAACCACACCGAGATCGTCTTCGCCCGCACCTCGCCGCAGCAGAAGCTGATCATCGTGGAGGGCTGCCAGCGACAG ggtgccATCGTGGCAGTGACGGGTGACGGCGTCAACGACTCCCCGGCGCTGAAGAAAGCCGACATCGGCATCGCCATGGGCATCGCCGGCTCCGACGTCTCCAAGCAGGCGGCCGACATGATCCTGCTGGACGACAACTTCGCCTCCATCGTCACCGGGGTGGAGGAAG GGCGGTTGATTTTCGATAATTTGAAGAAATCCATCGCCTACACGCTGACCAGCAACATCCCCGAAATCAcgcccttcctcctcttcatcatcGCCAACATCCCGCTGCCGCTCGGCACCGTCACCATCCTCTGCATCGACCTGGGCACCGACATG GTCCCCGCCATCTCCTTGGCCTACGAGGCGGCCGAGAGCGACATCATGAAGCGGCAGCCCCGCAACCCGCGGACGGACAAATTGGTGAACGAGCGGCTGATCAGCATGGCCTACGGGCAGATCG GCATGATCCAGGCGCTGGGGGGGTTCTTCACCTACTTCGTGATCCTGGCTGAGAACGGCTTCCTGCCCGCGCGCCTGGTGGGCATCCGCCTGGCCTGGGACGACCGCTCCACCAACGACCTGGAGGACTCCTACGGCCAGGAGTGG acgTACGAGCAGCGCAAGGTGGTGGAGTTCACGTGCCACACGGCGTTCTTCGCCAGCATCGTGGTGGTGCAATGGGCCGACCTCATCATCTGCAAGACCCGGCGCAACTCCGTCTTCCAGCAGGGCATGAa GAACAAGATTCTGATTTttgggctgctggaggagacgGCGCTGGCGGCGTTCCTCTCCTACTGCCCCGGCATGGGGGTGGCCCTGCGCATGTA cccttgCAGGGTCACCTGGTGGTTCTGCGCCTTCCCCTACAGCCTCCTCATCTTCGCCTACGACGAGGTGCGCAAGCTCATCCTGCGCCGCTACCCCGGCG gctgggtggagaaggAGACCTACTACTGA
- the LOC137849055 gene encoding sodium/potassium-transporting ATPase subunit alpha-2 isoform X1, protein MMPVATVTPTLAVTSMPMDGREYSPAATTSENGGGRRKQKEKELDELKKEVNLDDHKLSLDELGRKYQVDLSRGLTNARAAEILAQDGPNALTPPPTTPEWVKFCRQLFGGFSILLWIGAILCFLAYGIQAAMEDEPSNDNLYLGVVLAAVVIVTGCFSYYQEAKSSKIMDSFKNMVPQQALVIREGEKIQINAENVVVGDLVEVKGGDRVPADMRIISSHGCKVDNSSLTGESEPQTRSPEFTHENPLETRNICFFSTNCVEGTARGIVISTGDRTVMGRIASLASGLEVGRTPIAMEIEHFIRLITGVAVFLGLSFFILSLILGYTWLEAVIFLIGIIVANVPEGLLATVTVCLTLTAKRMARKNCLVKNLEAVETLGSTSTICSDKTGTLTQNRMTVAHMWFDNQIHEADTTEDQSGATFDKRSPTWAALARIAGLCNRAVFKPGQENISISKRDTAGDASESALLKCIQLSCGSVKKMRDKNPKVTEIPFNSTNKYQLSIHEREEDPQGYLLVMKGAPERILDRCSRILLQGQEVPLDEEMKEAFQNAYLELGGLGERVLGFCHLYLPPEKFPRGFRFDADEINFPTTNLCFVGLMSMIDPPRAAVPDAVGKCRSAGIKVIMVTGDHPITAKAIAKGVGIISEGNETVEDIAARLNIPVSQVNPREAKACVVHGSDLKDMTAEQLDEILKNHTEIVFARTSPQQKLIIVEGCQRQGAIVAVTGDGVNDSPALKKADIGIAMGIAGSDVSKQAADMILLDDNFASIVTGVEEGRLIFDNLKKSIAYTLTSNIPEITPFLLFIIANIPLPLGTVTILCIDLGTDMVPAISLAYEAAESDIMKRQPRNPRTDKLVNERLISMAYGQIGMIQALGGFFTYFVILAENGFLPARLVGIRLAWDDRSTNDLEDSYGQEWTYEQRKVVEFTCHTAFFASIVVVQWADLIICKTRRNSVFQQGMKNKILIFGLLEETALAAFLSYCPGMGVALRMYPCRVTWWFCAFPYSLLIFAYDEVRKLILRRYPGGWVEKETYY, encoded by the exons ATGATGCCTGTGGCCACGGTGACCCCCACGCTGGCGGTGACATCCATGCCCATG GATGGCCGCGAGTACTCGCCCGCGGCCACCACCTCGGAGAACGGGGGGGGCCGCAggaagcagaaggagaaggagctggacGAGCTGAAGAAGGAGGTCAACCTG GATGACCACAAGCTGTCCCTGGATGAGCTGGGAAGGAAATACCAGGTGGACCTGTCCCGG GGTCTGACCAACGCGCGGGCGGCCGAGATCCTGGCACAGGACGGCCCCAACGCCCTCACCCCCCCGCCCACCACCCCCGAGTGGGTCAAGTTCTGCCGCCAGCTTTTTGGGGGATTTTCCATCCTGCTGTGGATCGGGGCCATCCTCTGCTTCCTGGCCTACGGCATCCAGGCTGCCATGGAGGACGAGCCCTCCAACGACAAC CTCTACCTGGGGGTGGTGCTGGCCGCCGTCGTCATCGTCACCGGCTGCTTCTCCTACTACCAAGAAGCCAAAAGCTCCAAAATCATGGACTCCTTCAAGAACATGGTGCCCCAG CAAGCGCTGGTGATCCGCGAGGGCGAGAAGATCCAGATCAACGCCGAGAACGTGGTGGTGGGCGACCTGGTGGAGGTCAAGGGGGGGGACCGGGTGCCCGCCGACATGCGCATCATCTCCTCCCACGGCTGCAAG GTGGACAACTCCTCGCTGACCGGGGAGTCGGAGCCCCAGACCCGCTCGCCCGAGTTCACCCACGAGAACCCGCTGGAGACCCGCAACATCTGCTTCTTCTCCACCAACTGCGTGGAAG GCACCGCCCGGGGCATTGTCATCTCCACGGGGGACCGGACGGTGATGGGGCGCATCGCCTCGCTGGCCTCGGGGCTGGAGGTGGGCCGCACGCCCATCGCCATGGAGATCGAGCACTTCATCCGCCTCATCACCGGCGTCGCCGTCTTCCTCGGCCTCTCCTTCTTCATCCTCTCCCTCATCCTGGGCTACACTTGGCTGGAGGCCGTCATCTTCCTCATCGGCATCATCGTGGCCAACGTCCCCGAGGGGCTGCTGGCCACCGTCACC gtGTGCCTGACGCTGACGGCCAAGCGCATGGCGCGCAAGAACTGCCTGGTGAAGAACCTGGAGGCGGTGGAGACGCTGGGCTCCACCTCCACCATCTGCTCCGACAAGACCGGGACCCTCACCCAGAACCGCATGACGGTGGCGCACATGTGGTTCGACAACCAGATCCACGAGGCCGACACCACCGAGGACCAGTCGG GTGCCACCTTTGACAAGCGCTCACCAACCTGGGCGGCGCTGGCGCGCATCGCCGGCCTCTGCAACCGCGCCGTCTTCAAGCCGGGCCAGGAGAACATCTCAATTTCCAAG CGGGACACGGCGGGCGACGCGTCCGAGTCGGCGCTGCTGAAGTGCATCCAGCTCTCCTGCGGCTCCGTCAAGAAGATGCGGGACAAGAACCCCAAAGTCACCGAGATCCCCTTCAACTCCACCAACAAGTACCAG CTCTCGATCCACGAGCGGGAGGAGGACCCCCAGGGGTACCTGCTGGTGATGAAGGGCGCCCCCGAGCGCATCCTGGACCGCTGCTCCCGCAtcctgctgcagggccaggaggtGCCGCTGGACGAGGAGATGAAGGAGGCCTTCCAGAACGCATACCTcgagctgggggggctgggggagcgcGTGCTGG GTTTCTGCCACCTCTACCTGCCCCCGGAGAAGTTCCCCCGGGGTTTCCGCTTCGACGCCGACGAGATCAACTTCCCCACCACCAACCTCTGCTTCGTGGGGCTCATGTCCATGATCGACCCCCCCCGCGCCGCCGTCCCCGACGCCGTCGGCAAGTGCCGCAGTGCCGGCATCAAg gtgatCATGGTGACCGGCGACCACCCCATCACAGCCAAGGCCATCGCCAAGGGGGTGGGCATCATCTCAGAGGGCAACGAGACCGTGGAGGACATCGCCGCGCGCCTCAACATCCCCGTCAGCCAGGTCAACCCCCG GGAGGCCAAGGCGTGCGTGGTGCACGGCTCCGACCTGAAGGACATGACGGCCGAGCAGCTCGACGAGATCCTCAAGAACCACACCGAGATCGTCTTCGCCCGCACCTCGCCGCAGCAGAAGCTGATCATCGTGGAGGGCTGCCAGCGACAG ggtgccATCGTGGCAGTGACGGGTGACGGCGTCAACGACTCCCCGGCGCTGAAGAAAGCCGACATCGGCATCGCCATGGGCATCGCCGGCTCCGACGTCTCCAAGCAGGCGGCCGACATGATCCTGCTGGACGACAACTTCGCCTCCATCGTCACCGGGGTGGAGGAAG GGCGGTTGATTTTCGATAATTTGAAGAAATCCATCGCCTACACGCTGACCAGCAACATCCCCGAAATCAcgcccttcctcctcttcatcatcGCCAACATCCCGCTGCCGCTCGGCACCGTCACCATCCTCTGCATCGACCTGGGCACCGACATG GTCCCCGCCATCTCCTTGGCCTACGAGGCGGCCGAGAGCGACATCATGAAGCGGCAGCCCCGCAACCCGCGGACGGACAAATTGGTGAACGAGCGGCTGATCAGCATGGCCTACGGGCAGATCG GCATGATCCAGGCGCTGGGGGGGTTCTTCACCTACTTCGTGATCCTGGCTGAGAACGGCTTCCTGCCCGCGCGCCTGGTGGGCATCCGCCTGGCCTGGGACGACCGCTCCACCAACGACCTGGAGGACTCCTACGGCCAGGAGTGG acgTACGAGCAGCGCAAGGTGGTGGAGTTCACGTGCCACACGGCGTTCTTCGCCAGCATCGTGGTGGTGCAATGGGCCGACCTCATCATCTGCAAGACCCGGCGCAACTCCGTCTTCCAGCAGGGCATGAa GAACAAGATTCTGATTTttgggctgctggaggagacgGCGCTGGCGGCGTTCCTCTCCTACTGCCCCGGCATGGGGGTGGCCCTGCGCATGTA cccttgCAGGGTCACCTGGTGGTTCTGCGCCTTCCCCTACAGCCTCCTCATCTTCGCCTACGACGAGGTGCGCAAGCTCATCCTGCGCCGCTACCCCGGCG gctgggtggagaaggAGACCTACTACTGA
- the LOC137849053 gene encoding LOW QUALITY PROTEIN: G protein-activated inward rectifier potassium channel 3-like (The sequence of the model RefSeq protein was modified relative to this genomic sequence to represent the inferred CDS: deleted 1 base in 1 codon), producing the protein MAQDNAAFCGVPEGGPGEAKPPPVPPRRRGAGARKRQRYVEKDGKCNVQHGNVRETYRYLTDIFTTLVDLKWRFSLLVFILAYAVTWLFFGLIWWFIAYCRGDLDHLEDHAWTPCVNNLNGFVSAFLFSIETETTIGYGHRVITDKCPEGIVLLLLQAILGSMVNAFMVGCMFVKISQPNKRAETLVFSSHAVVSLRDDRLCLMFRVGDLRDSHIVEASIRAKLIKSKQTQEGEFIPLDQTDLSVGFETGDDRLFLVSPLIISHEIDERSPFWDVSRHQLEKDDFEIVVILEGMVEATGMTCQARSSYLADEVLWGHRFSPVLSLAEGCYEVDYGGFHHTVPVPTPACSARQLAAAAARRDAHLYWSIPSRLDQPLDEAVAAVAAVEDGDGGEPGPPPPPTSPPPPEHNGTLASPEGL; encoded by the exons ATGGCTCAGGACAACGCCGCCTTCTGCGGGGTGCCCGAGGGGGGGCCCGGCGAGGCCAAG CccccccccgttcccccccggcgccggggggccggggcccgCAAGCGCCAGCGCTACGTGGAGAAGGACGGCAAGTGCAACGTGCAGCACGGCAACGTGCGCGAGACCTACCGCTACCTCACCGACATCTTCACCACCCTGGTGGACCTCAAGTGGCGCTTCAGCCTCCTCGTCTTCATCCTGGCCTACGCCGTCACCTGGCTCTTCTTCGGCCTCATCTGGTGGTTCATCGCCTACTGCCGCGGAGACCTGGACCACCTGGAGGACCACGCCTGGACCCCCTGCGTCAACAACCTCAACGGCTTCGTCTCcgccttcctcttctccatcgAGACGGAGACCACCATCGGCTACGGCCACCGCGTCATCACCGACAAGTGCCCCGAGGGCatcgtgctgctgctgctgcaggccaTCCTGGGCTCCATGGTCAACGCCTTCATGGTGGGCTGCATGTTCGTCAAGATCTCGCAGCCCAACAAGCGCGCCGAGACGCTGGTGTTCTCCTCGCACGCCGTGGTGTCGCTGCGGGACGACCGCCTCTGCCTGATGTTCCGCGTGGGCGACCTGCGGGACTCGCACATCGTGGAGGCCTCCATCCGCGCCAAGCTCATCAAGTCCAAGCAGACGCAGGAGGGCGAGTTCATCCCCCTGGACCAGACCGACCTGAGCGTGGGCTTCGAGACGGGCGACGACCGCCTCTTCCTCGTCTCGCCCCTCATCATCAGCCACGAGATCGACGAGCGCAGCCCCTTCTGGGACGTCTCGCGGCACCAGCTGGAGAAGGACGATTTTGAGATCGTCGTCATCCTCGAGGGCATGGTGGAGGCCACAG ggATGACGTGCCAGGCGCGCAGCTCCTACCTGGCGGACGAGGTGCTGTGGGGCCACCGCTTCTCGCCGGTGCTGAGCCTGGCCGAGGGCTGCTACGAGGTGGACTACGGCGGCTTCCACCACACCGTGCCCGTGCCCACCCCGGCCTGCAGCGCCCGGCagctggcggcggcggcggcgcggcgcgaTGCCCACCTCTACTGGTCCATCCCCAGCCGCCTGGACCAGCCGCTGGACGaggcggtggcggcggtggcAGCGGTGGAAGATGGGGACGGGGGGgagccgggacccccccccccgccaacCTCACCGCCCCCCCCGGAACACAACGGCACCCTGGCCAGCCCCGAGGGGTTGTGA